Proteins from a single region of Aerococcus viridans:
- the lspA gene encoding signal peptidase II, with protein sequence MLLNYLLIVILVGIDQIVKYWTVANFAVNEGQDFIPGILSFFYIQNDGAAWGIFSGQMWLFYIITVAVVAVLVYMLHKEAKGAPLLATGLSFMIAGALGNFIDRLHLNYVIDMFRLEFMDFPIFNIADVCLTIGVIMMIVYMITTPEDQLERRTANK encoded by the coding sequence ATGTTACTGAATTATCTATTAATCGTAATTTTAGTTGGTATTGACCAAATCGTGAAGTATTGGACAGTGGCCAATTTTGCTGTCAATGAAGGACAAGATTTCATACCAGGCATTCTTTCCTTCTTTTATATCCAAAATGATGGAGCTGCTTGGGGAATTTTCTCAGGGCAAATGTGGCTATTTTATATCATTACTGTTGCTGTTGTGGCAGTCCTCGTCTATATGCTCCATAAGGAAGCTAAAGGCGCGCCGCTACTGGCTACAGGCCTTTCCTTTATGATTGCAGGAGCATTGGGTAACTTTATCGACCGCCTGCATTTAAACTACGTGATCGACATGTTTCGATTAGAATTTATGGATTTCCCAATATTTAACATAGCGGATGTTTGTTTAACCATTGGTGTCATTATGATGATTGTCTACATGATCACTACCCCCGAAGACCAGTTGGAAAGAAGAACCGCTAACAAGTGA
- a CDS encoding viroplasmin family protein, with amino-acid sequence MAKFYAVKKGKTPGIYKTWPDCQKQVKGFSGAVYKSFTSLEEAEAFMGNGARPVSKTSQGEEIRWLTKDGKNGQVDADTMSVYVDGSFDKNSGYFGYGGVVLYQDTVKTFKGGRNTEGLAKMRNVAGEIIAAMHAVKIAQKSGAKNVVIYHDYMGIAEWALKSWQAKNNYTKEYQQYMQEQAKNLAIGFVKVAAHTGNQYNEHADQLAKDGIRQAKSANK; translated from the coding sequence ATGGCAAAATTTTATGCAGTGAAAAAAGGAAAAACACCAGGAATCTACAAGACCTGGCCTGACTGTCAGAAACAAGTTAAAGGCTTTTCGGGTGCAGTCTATAAGTCATTTACTAGCCTAGAAGAGGCAGAAGCCTTTATGGGTAATGGGGCACGACCGGTGTCTAAAACGAGTCAAGGGGAAGAAATCCGCTGGCTAACAAAAGACGGTAAAAACGGCCAGGTTGATGCTGATACCATGTCCGTTTATGTAGACGGTTCTTTCGATAAAAATTCTGGTTATTTTGGCTACGGGGGTGTAGTCTTATACCAGGATACAGTCAAAACTTTCAAGGGTGGTCGTAACACAGAAGGTTTAGCTAAAATGCGGAATGTAGCCGGTGAAATTATCGCTGCGATGCATGCGGTTAAAATTGCGCAAAAATCAGGGGCTAAAAATGTCGTAATTTACCATGATTATATGGGGATTGCTGAGTGGGCCTTAAAATCTTGGCAGGCCAAAAACAATTATACCAAGGAATATCAGCAATATATGCAAGAACAGGCCAAGAACCTAGCTATCGGCTTTGTGAAAGTCGCAGCCCACACAGGTAACCAATATAATGAGCACGCTGACCAATTAGCTAAAGACGGGATTCGCCAAGCCAAATCAGCCAATAAATAA